In Theileria parva strain Muguga chromosome 4 map unlocalized ctg_529, whole genome shotgun sequence, one DNA window encodes the following:
- the eif4g gene encoding MIF4G domain protein yields the protein MTVSKVSNQEVGKPRVDSNVLNPDAPEFNPTVKTGGKLNADAPEFVPGQLPYDSLLLGVPDMKGFKNGHVPYRISHQDPYVPMWISQTYPMTVPYGQMYPNSPYEYIPYDYTRQTQNYPIQRNVYPPPVHNEYTLSMPYNLVVQGKSKLAKPKPKAHPTQLTHSNSHTSTHTSTHSSTHSSSHSSQSSYSNSQPGHTNGPTTHSAHTISHPSHSISHSAHGISHSSHSISHPTHGISHSAHANAHGTAHSGKDLVDNLSIATTKDTNRDYKSVAVSEPESKQLTWAERTKLSTTRQQPTTIIHTPTTSHSHTTTSHSHTTTSHSHGGSQGSSHGSTQSHTHGSGQSSGHGITQSHTHGSGHGSKEKEHKSKSRELRKEKMREERNAQKDKSAQSEKHDDKPHLEKHSDKLGEKHGDRVGEKSVHTDKSQDKSVHVDKVQEKSEKEEISYAKVFKEAVRSTPVRTSFNKTNDTHATTAAVKLDNNVPKSDPTKSETPGTKSDPTKSEPPGTKSDPTSKLHVPPSLQSKSEVAPSLQSKQEVVPSVQSKQEVVPKDVKPDPVDSAKLEVPMVNRDVTKTQLVDSAQFASASTDVSTEGAPSPTSSDYTVNALLGYYVYLLDNSKLVEEIRRRYKLPQIHYSTTSTTANVPATAAKGYKDRDRERQDKNEKKDWRHKSYDKNFGSNYRHKEFSRASSEFTPVVASESSWVMKQAKQKNDKEMLLRRKIMGLLNRLTFEKFDIIYNQIIECGIDTPEHAEMLVKFVFDKAVTQHHFIPMYVELCAKLAIDLYTIDQSNAHSNGNVNSNGNSNGNANGNGREVSQGADGAQTSTGATTNTVAPNAVTEEVVDVKSNRKSDFMRILLNCSQDSFEDNLKPLEIPAELEGDDRFEYEQKYKHKMRGNMIFVGELFKQKLLAAKLLITCLDQVFLKREECILLYDDVNMGNNHLEAMCTLLQTVGRSFDTNRWKHLSEFEKRIQHLEDLGKNEEISFRIRCLIKNVLDSRMDHWDKSVYQKQEQPCKLQELRHKHSSASNLVNLSQPKPERTERDKEDVWRMRNRRNKSSSSANLNSISMKERTRERPRDSFERKMYKLDSQEFKDRTNYKDYRDRDRDRDRDRERDGDSYDDRFRENGYRDNYRDRDRDRDRDRDYRDRDRDRDRDRDRDYRDRDRDRDRDYRDRDGRGYKDQDSYTDKDKQVYKDEDYSVDKDEYSVDREDYSVDKDEDEYSVDREDYSVDKDDYSVEKDDYSVEKDDYSVDKEEEEYREDVDNEDVDEEVDEGCVEDMYRSVNSIVSELVLSHDEEEASLRVEELNLSEDKLDDLYRNLIIACMEKCSKVNTEKEAQIVTHWILNLAKQHQSLNHLLNSVYEYVMGEDENSMSVMVEDYPLLPRTLSLLVDWMRPQYVNSDKFKLTLTHLNL from the coding sequence ATGACGGTGAGTAAGGTGAGTAATCAGGAGGTTGGCAAGCCTCGTGTGGATTCTAACGTGTTGAATCCGGACGCGCCGGAGTTTAATCCGACGGTGAAGACTGGAGGAAAGTTGAACGCGGATGCGCCGGAGTTTGTGCCGGGTCAGCTCCCGTACGATTCGTTGCTTTTGGGAGTGCCAGACATGAAGGGATTTAAGAACGGCCACGTGCCTTATCGGATATCACACCAGGATCCCTACGTGCCAATGTGGATTTCTCAGACGTACCCAATGACAGTGCCATACGGCCAAATGTACCCCAACTCGCCCTATGAATATATCCCCTACGATTACACCAGACAGACCCAGAATTACCCAATTCAGAGAAATGTGTACCCACCGCCCGTACACAACGAGTACACGCTCAGCATGCCTTACAATCTCGTGGTACAAGGCAAGTCGAAACTAGCCAAACCCAAACCTAAAGCACATCCGACACAGCTGACACACAGTAACTCGCACACCAGTACACACACCAGTACACACAGTAGTACTCATAGTAGTTCACACAGTAGCCAGTCTTCATACAGTAATTCACAGCCAGGACATACCAATGGTCCCACCACACATTCTGCACACACCATTTCACATCCCTCGCATAGTATTTCACATTCTGCACACGGTATTTCACATTCTTCACACAGTATCTCACATCCGACACATGGTATTTCACACTCTGCACACGCTAATGCCCATGGCACAGCGCACAGTGGTAAGGATTTGGtggataatttatcaatagCAACTACGAAGGATACGAACAGAGATTATAAATCAGTAGCAGTTAGTGAACCAGAGAGTAAACAGCTAACCTGGGCTGAACGCACCAAACTCTCAACCACCAGACAACAACCAACCACTATCATACATACCCCAACCACGTCACATTCCCATACAACAACTTCACATTCTCATACAACAACTTCGCATTCTCATGGAGGTAGTCAGGGAAGTAGTCATGGAAGTACTCAATCACATACACATGGAAGTGGTCAATCTAGTGGTCATGGAATTACTCAATCACATACACATGGAAGTGGTCATGGAAGTAAGGAAAAGGAGCATAAATCCAAGAGTAGAGAATTGAGAAAGGAAAAGATGAGAGAAGAAAGAAACGCTCAAAAAGATAAGTCCGCTCAGTCTGAGAAACATGATGATAAGCCACACCTTGAGAAACACTCTGATAAACTTGGTGAGAAACATGGTGATAGGGTTGGTGAGAAATCGGTTCACACTGATAAATCACAGGATAAATCTGTGCACGTGGATAAAGTGCAGGAAAAGAGCGAGAAGGAGGAAATATCATACGCTAAAGTGTTCAAAGAAGCTGTAAGATCAACACCCGTACGCACCTCTTTTAACAAAACTAATGATACACATGCTACTACTGCTGCTGTTAAGTTGGATAATAATGTTCCTAAATCTGATCCCACTAAATCCGAAACCCCTGGTACAAAATCTGATCCCACAAAATCGGAACCCCCAGGTACAAAATCGGATCCCACTAGTAAATTACATGTACCACCTAGTTTACAGAGTAAGTCGGAAGTAGCTCCTAGTTTACAGAGTAAACAAGAAGTTGTTCCGAGTGTACAGAGTAAACAGGAAGTAGTTCCGAAAGACGTTAAACCGGATCCCGTTGATTCAGCGAAATTAGAAGTCCCAATGGTGAATAGAGATGTGACTAAGACCCAGCTGGTGGATTCAGCTCAATTTGCCTCTGCGAGTACGGATGTTAGTACTGAAGGAGCACCATCGCCAACGAGCTCAGATTACACGGTAAACGCACTGCTGGGCTATTACGTGTACTTATTGGACAACAGTAAGCTTGTGGAGGAGATTAGACGCAGATACAAATTACCTCAGATTCACTACTCTACCACCAGTACCACCGCAAATGTGCCAGCTACAGCTGCAAAGGGGTACAAGGACAGAGATAGAGAAAGGCAGGACAAGAACGAGAAGAAGGACTGGAGGCACAAGAGTTACGATAAGAACTTCGGGTCAAACTACAGGCACAAGGAGTTTTCCAGAGCCTCGAGTGAGTTCACACCAGTGGTTGCAAGTGAGAGCTCGTGGGTCATGAAGCAGGCGAAGCAGAAGAATGATAAGGAAATGCTCCTGAGGAGGAAGATCATGGGACTGCTGAACAGACTGACTTTTGAGAAGTTTGATATCATTTACAACCAGATCATCGAGTGCGGAATTGACACGCCCGAACACGCCGAAATGCTCGTCAAATTCGTCTTTGACAAGGCCGTCACACAACACCACTTCATCCCAATGTACGTCGAACTCTGCGCCAAACTCGCCATCGATCTCTACACCATCGATCAATCCAATGCCCATTCCAATGGTAATGTTAACAGTAATGGCAATTCCAATGGTAATGCCAATGGCAATGGTAGAGAAGTTAGTCAGGGTGCCGATGGCGCTCAGACCAGTACCGGTGCCACTACCAATACCGTCGCACCTAACGCCGTAACGGAAGAAGTAGTCGATGTGAAGAGTAACAGGAAGAGTGACTTTATGCGTATATTGTTGAATTGTAGCCAGGACAGTTTTGAGGATAATTTGAAGCCGTTGGAGATCCCGGCGGAGTTGGAGGGCGATGACAGGTTTGAGTACGAGCAAAAGTACAAGCACAAGATGAGAGGAAACATGATCTTTGTGGGCGAGTTGTTTAAGCAGAAGTTGCTGGCGGCGAAGTTGCTGATTACGTGCCTGGACCAGGTGTTTTTGAAGCGCGAGGAGTGTATTTTACTCTACGACGACGTGAACATGGGGAACAATCACCTGGAGGCCATGTGCACGCTGTTGCAGACGGTGGGAAGGAGCTTTGACACGAACCGCTGGAAGCACCTGTCAGAGTTTGAGAAGCGGATCCAGCACCTGGAGGACCTGGGAAAAAACGAGGAAATCTCCTTCAGGATCCGGTGCCTAATTAAGAACGTGCTGGACAGCAGGATGGACCACTGGGACAAGTCAGTGTACCAGAAACAGGAACAGCCCTGCAAGCTCCAGGAACTCAGACATAAACACTCCTCAGCCTCGAATCTGGTAAACCTCTCACAACCCAAGCCTGAAAGAACCGAACGCGATAAGGAAGACGTCTGGCGCATGCGAAACCGCAGAAACAAATCCTCCTCCTCAGCCAACCTCAACTCAATCTCCATGAAAGAAAGAACACGCGAAAGACCCAGAGACTCCTTTGAACGGAAAATGTACAAACTAGACTCTCAAGAATTTAAGGACAGGACAAACTATAAAGATTACAGAGATAGAGATAGAGATAGAGACAGAGATAGAGAGAGAGATGGAGATTCGTATGATGACAGGTTCAGAGAAAATGGATATCGCGATAACTACAGGGATAGGGATAGAGATAGAGACAGGGATAGGGATTATAGAGATAGAGACAGGGATAGAGACAGAGACAGGGATAGAGATTATAGAGATAGAGACAGGGATAGAGATAGAGATTATAGAGATAGGGATGGTAGAGGTTACAAGGATCAAGACAGCTATACTGACAAGGATAAACAAGTTTACAAAGATGAAGATTACAGTGTAGACAAAGATGAGTATAGTGTAGATAGGGAAGATTACAGTGTGGATAAGGATGAAGATGAGTATAGTGTGGATAGGGAGGATTACAGTGTAGACAAGGATGATTATAGTGTAGAAAAAGATGATTATAGTGTAGAAAAAGATGATTATAGTGTAGACAAGGAAGAAGAAGAGTATAGGGAGGATGTGGATAATGAGGATGTGGATGAAGAAGTGGATGAGGGGTGTGTGGAGGATATGTATAGGAGTGTGAATTCAATAGTATCAGAATTGGTATTATCGCATGATGAGGAGGAGGCGTCGTTGCGTGTGGAGGAGTTGAACTTGTCTGAGGATAAGCTCGATGACCTGTACAGGAATCTCATCATCGCATGCATGGAAAAATGCTCCAAAGTCAACACCGAAAAAGAAGCACAAATCGTCACGCACTGGATACTCAACCTCGCCAAACAACACCAATCACTCAACCATCTCCTAAACAG
- the prfB gene encoding RF-1 domain protein, whose translation MIRILMLLFLTFSRPSLSLIRFNSVKFKPLTKFSTLGANLNFFFIPTCNSKFLNSNYRTFSDLSCKLKDSNKSAELDPTRKYDRNYCKLIIKSGVGGSESFDWCRILAEMYKKFISSYDPPPGPNLPTSLRLKEVDVCPGTSGGFRRVEYDVIGDYAYRLLKGENGTHRLIRNSPFNSDHKRQTTFATVQAVPILSDTDEEIINFKKNRQILKKDLIIESMRSSGKGGQNVNKVETAVRVYHKPTGLSVKVQQERTNTQNREIAIRMLTKLVDEHYLKKLNEKLDDIKGADLVGTWGSHIRTYTLNPEQRVKDHRTNFETAKATNVLNGDLLPIILNLLQHYPLYPHYPHYPHYPHYPHYLHILRNIYTLLSYMYN comes from the exons ATGATAAGGATTCTAATGCTtctatttttaactttttccAGGCCTTCCTTGAGTTTAATTCGTTTCAATtcagttaaatttaaaccttTAACCAAATTTTCAACTCTAGGCGctaatttgaatttttttTTCATACCAACTTGCAATTCCAAATTTCTAAACTCAAATTATCGAACCTTTTC tGATTTATCTTGTAAATTAAAGGATTCTAATAAATCCGCTGAGCTCGATCCAACTCGTAAATATGATCGCAACTACTGTAAATTAATCATCAAATCTG GAGTTGGCGGTTCTGAATCGTTTGACTGGTGTAGAATATTAGCTGAGATGTACAAAAAGTTCATATCAAGTTATGACCCACCTCCTGGTCCCAATTTGCCCACCTCGCTGAGGTTAAAAGAGGTTGACGTTTGTCCTGGTACTTCGGGCGGTTTCAGAAGAGTTGAGTATGACGTGATTGGCGACTATGCATATAGACTTTTAAAGGGTGAAAATGGTACTCACAGGCTCATTAGGAACTCACCGTTCAACTCTGACCATAAACGCCAGACTACCTTTGCCACTGTGCAGGCGGTTCCTATCCTCAGTGACACTGACGAGGAAATTATCAACTTTAAGAAAAACAgacaaattttaaaaaaagaCCTAATCATCGAATCCATGCGAAGTAGCGGAAAAGGCGGGCAAAATGTCAACAAAGTCGAAACGGCAG TGAGGGTATATCATAAGCCTACGGGATTATCTGTGAAGGTACAGCAGGAGCGAACAAATACTCAGAATCGTGAAATCGCCATACGAATGCTCACCAAACTCGTTGATGAACACTATTTA AAAAAGTTGAATGAGAAGTTGGATGACATAAAGGGTGCGGATTTGGTGGGTACTTGGGGAAGTCACATCAGGacttacacactaaacCCGGAACAAAGAGTCAAAGATCACAGAACCAATTTTGAAACCGCCAAAGCCACAAACGTACTCAACGGTGATCTACTACCCATCATCCTCAATCTTCTCCAACATTATCCACTCTATCCACACTATCCACACTATCCACACTATCCACATTAtccacactatttacacatattacGCAATATTTACACGTTACTAAGttatatgtataattag
- a CDS encoding Primase zinc finger family protein, which yields MTANEGKTRLYNNGIIANNIHLILKRWIIEEESISMILSDSTTVFASVRDVLDTKDTMQCRKLLGLANNVDLALIFTVTNRTARVADKNIITTWIGSDLQGANIKILIRSDLGAQLQNVVVGTVCAILNPDIKQQTIQADIKAINVNRLDDVLVIGELDGLEQCKAVTVKGESCKNVVYIHNQGEYCKYHLKFNKPKLKLNNQNQLNNQNQLNPKQNSNKLNNLNKRPKTQASNKSQVTSNSHTNAINSHKTNSNTTVNSANNSLNTANNTLNSVNNVTGWENVLQGLRSVMCESKPYVFSEPLRPVKPTETMARLGDLNQLMQKIINNRSPNTVNTGNSINMVNIVNTVNIPENSVDIPKPTQPAKSTADTDRYNEFLKLANLINNHITKEKKEYNKLLGAIQMLTNRVRVSRDSGVTCEMISSSNIMKTCEMLLDHPLENIAMSALKLRRAIRKLHKHKHNEFNISRTNTQDNITDKYKQEVMMELDGLMGLTSSMDSELEKEQLEHLLDLPE from the exons ATGACCGCAAATGAAG GGAAAACACGATTATACAACAACGGCATCATCGCCAATAACATACATCTCATCCTCAA AAGGTGGATAATTGAGGAGGAGAGCATATCGATGATATTGTCGGATAGTACGACGGTGTTTGCTTCGGTGCGTGATGTGTTGGATACGAAGGACACGATGCAGTGTAGGAAGCTGCTGGGCCTGGCGAATAACGTTGACTTGGCGCTTATTTTCACAGTGACTAACCGTACGGCACGCGTGGCTGACAAGAATATTATCACTACGTGGATCGGCTCAGACCTCCAGGGAGCAAATATTAAGATTTTAATCCGAAGTGACCTCGGCGCACAACTCCAAAACGTAGTCGTAGGCACCGTCTGCGCTATTCTGAACCCAGACATCAAACAACAAACCATCCAAGCCGATATCAAAGCCATCAATGTCAACAG GCTGGATGACGTGTTGGTGATTGGTGAGTTGGACGGTTTGGAGCAGTGTAAGGCTGTAACTGTCAAGGGCGAGTCGTGTAAGAATGTTGTCTACATCCACAACCAAGGCGAATACTGCAAATATCATCTCAAGTTCAACAAACCCAAACTCAAACTCAATAACCAAAACCAACTCAATAACCAAAACCAACTCAATCCCAAACAAAACTCTAATAAACTTAATAATCTCAATAAACGACCCAAAACCCAAGCCTCAAACAAATCACAAGTCACATCCAATTCTCACACTAACGCCATAAACTCACACAAAACCAATTCTAATACCACTGTAAATAGTGCAAACAATAGTTTGAACACAGCAAATAATACGTTGAACAGTGTGAACAATGTGACCGGATGGGAGAATGTATTGCAGGGTTTGAGGAGTGTGATGTGTGAGAGTAAGCCGTATGTGTTTAGTGAGCCTTTGAGGCCTGTGAAGCCAACTGAGACTATGGCGAGGCTCGGTGATTTGAACCAGCTAATGCagaaaattatcaataacAGGTCACCAAACACTGTCAACACTGGCAACAGTATCAACATGgttaacattgttaacaCTGTGAACATCCCCGAGAACAGTGTGGACATTCCAAAGCCGACCCAACCAGCCAAATCAACCGCTGACACTGACCGATACAACGAGTTCCTCAAACTCGCAAACCTCATCAACAATCACATCACCAAA gaGAAGAAGGAGTATAATAAGTTACTGGGGGCGATACAGATGTTAACGAATAGAGTGAGGGTGTCGCGTGACTCTGGAGTAACGTGTGAGATGATTTCAAGTTCAAACATAATGAAAACGTGTGAAATGTTACTGGATCATCCGCTGGAGAACATCGCAATGTCAGCACTCAAACTCCGAAGAGCCATACGCAAACTACACAAACACAAACATAACGAATTCAACATCTCAAGAACAAACACACAAGATAACATCACAGACAAATATAAACAAGAA GTGATGATGGAGTTGGATGGTTTGATGGGATTAACATCTTCAATGGACTCCGAACTCGAAAAAGAACAACTTGAACACCTTCTCGATCTTCCCGAATAA
- the nol10 gene encoding Nucleolar protein 10, which translates to MLRSFNSNGLKVYSLSSGKSIPQFALEALKNKSKLKGDVEYEHRIELIHDLEFPQCCNTVTISPDLRYIIATGTYPPQIGIYDTVELCLKHRRGIDNEVIKTCFLASDYTKLAFLCHQRYIEFHNRGGTHHKIRVPREGTDMIYVSDYATVITTTTSNHIYKVNVERGVFEAPLESKSGVLNCVCENPILPLISAGGCGVLENWDLRTNSPVSSLHLTNTNEQVTCCGYSVNGLKVVVGTEFGGVKLFDIRNSKPLWEYNSISKLTIKSLQFINSINHYSVEIGENALIGFCDSRSVRVHSMDTGAFVASIEGLNEKQTFTNINGFSFYPDTGICFIVGDQTRVGTYFIPHIGPAPTWCTFLENITEEMEVPNATNTGVIPKQQIYDEFVFVTKEQLDELSASDLIGTNLVKDYMHGFFIQSKLYHKLKSVNEFDYEEYRSKKLQERIESKRQMRVPIRQKPVKVNQEFAQKLLNKSQISQTKMSKKEREMAMMAKSALEDERFAKIFTDENFTIEQINTH; encoded by the exons ATGTTGAGATCATTTAATTCTAATGGTTtgaag GTGTATTCGCTGTCTTCTGGTAAATCCATACCGCAATTCGCTCTAGAAGccttaaaaaataaatccaAACTCAA gGGTGATGTGGAATATGAGCATAGGATTGAGTTGATTCATGATTTGGAGTTTCCGCAATGTTGTAACACTGTTACCATTTCCCCCGATTTACGCTACATCATCGCCACAGGAACTTATCCCCCTCAA ATTGGAATTTATGATACGGTTGAGTTATGTTTGAAGCACCGTCGTGGGATTGACAATGAGGTCATTAAAACCTGTTTCCTGGCCTCGGATTATACTAAATTGGCCTTCCTATGCCATCAAAGATATATTGAATTTCATAACCGTGGCGGTACACACCATAAA ATAAGAGTGCCTAGAGAGGGAACGGATATGATTTATGTATCAGATTACGCCACTGTCATAACCACCACCACTTCCAACCATATCTACAA GGTGAATGTGGAGCGTGGAGTGTTTGAGGCGCCGTTGGAGTCGAAATCTGGAGTGCTGAACTGTGTGTGTGAGAATCCAATCCTGCCACTAATCTCAGCCGGAGG CTGCGGAGTTTTAGAAAACTGGGACCTACGCACTAACTCACCAGTCTCATCACTACATCTCACAAACACCAATGAACA AGTGACGTGTTGTGGTTATTCTGTGAATGGGTTGAAGGTGGTGGTTGGTACTGAGTTTGGTGGTGTGAAGTTGTTTGATATAAGAAATTCTAAGCCGCTTTGGGAATACAATTCAATCTCCAAATTAACAATCAAATCACTACAATTCATTAACTCAATCAATCATTATTCTGTTG AAATTGGTGAGAATGCGTTGATTGGTTTTTGTGATAGTAGGAGTGTGCGTGTGCATTCGATGGACACTGGCGCGTTTGTCGCATCAATTGAAGGCTTAAATGAGAAGCAAACTTTTACTAACATCAACGGGTTCTCCTTCTATCCAGACACCGGAATCTGCTTCATCGTAGGAGATCAAACCAGAGTCGGGACCTACTTCATACCACACATCGGACCCGCTCCAAC ATGGTGTACATTTTTGGAGAATATAACTGAGGAGATGGAGGTGCCGAATGCAACAAATACGGGAGTGATACCGAAGCAGCAGATTTATGACGAGTTTGTATTTGTAACCAAGGAACAACTCGACGAACTCTCAGCATCAGACCTCATCGGAACCAACTTAGTCAAAGATTACATGCACGGGTTCTTCATACAATCGAAACTCTACCACAAACTCAAA AGTGTGAATGAGTTTGATTATGAGGAGTACAGGAGTAAGAAGTTGCAGGAGAGGATTGAGTCAAAGAGACAAATGAGAGTCCCAATAAGACAAAAACCAGTCAAAGTTAACCAAGAATTCGCACAAAAATTACTCAACAAATCACAAATCTCACAAACA AAGATGAGTAAGAAGGAGAGGGAGATGGCGATGATGGCGAAGTCGGCACTGGAGGATGAAAGATTCGCAAAGATATTCACAGACGAAAATTTCACCATAGAACAAATTAATACCCACTaa